A section of the Stenotrophomonas sp. 364 genome encodes:
- a CDS encoding organic hydroperoxide resistance protein, producing the protein MSIEKVLYTATATATGGREGHATSSDNVLDVQLSTPRELGGAGGPGTNPEQLFAAGYSACFLGALKFVAGQAKVALPADTAITGKVGIGQIPTGFGIEVALEISVPGLPREQVEELVQKAHIVCPYSNATRGNIDVTLTVA; encoded by the coding sequence ATGTCCATCGAAAAGGTTCTGTACACCGCCACCGCCACCGCTACCGGCGGCCGTGAAGGCCACGCCACCTCGTCCGACAACGTGCTGGACGTGCAGCTGTCGACCCCGCGCGAGCTGGGCGGCGCGGGCGGCCCCGGCACCAACCCGGAACAGCTGTTCGCCGCCGGCTACTCGGCCTGCTTCCTGGGCGCGCTGAAGTTCGTGGCCGGCCAGGCCAAGGTTGCGCTGCCGGCCGATACCGCGATCACCGGCAAGGTGGGCATCGGCCAGATCCCGACCGGCTTCGGCATCGAGGTGGCGCTGGAGATCTCGGTCCCGGGCCTGCCGCGCGAGCAGGTGGAAGAGCTGGTGCAGAAGGCGCACATCGTGTGCCCGTACTCCAACGCGACCCGCGGCAACATCGACGTGACGCTGACCGTTGCCTGA